The genomic interval CAAGTCCGTACGAAATATGTCGTCTTCGCTGATGATGATTTTGTTTTCACGAATGAAACAAATCTAGAATCAATGGTCGAAAAACTAGAAGACCCTCTAGTAGAATTGGATATTATATCTGGACATGTGGAGAAGTTAACATCGCttgattatatatttaaattagcGAACGATGTCAATGGACAGGGTGTATGTTCGATGGGTGTTTACGGGAGTATTGACAAGGAACGCCGAAGAGTTCCCGGATATCCGCAATGCATTTTTGCTGAAATGGCTAACAATTTCTTCATGGCCAAAACTACAGTTTTACGTCGGATTGGATTTGAACCTGGGTTTATTTACGCTGGGCACGAAGAATTCTGGATGGATGCTGTTGGGAAAGCTAAAACTGCTGTATGCTATGATGTCAACATCGACCATAATAGAACAGAGACTGTGAAGTATGGTTGGTATAGATACCAAACTGAAACAAGGAGGAAAAGAGATCCGCAtcttttgtttgaaaataatcTTTGTTACTGGAGAAATTGGGAATTTGAAACACAACCGAAgatcttacatgtaaagtaacATAAGCCTGTGAATACACCAGTCACTAATAAGTGGAACTGTCAAttaatacaaactaaaactaaatcATCGATATAAATGTCTTGCAATATGCACTGCATATATTAAGACTTGTGTTCTTACCTAATATG from Glandiceps talaboti chromosome 3, keGlaTala1.1, whole genome shotgun sequence carries:
- the LOC144433346 gene encoding beta-1,4 N-acetylgalactosaminyltransferase 2-like — translated: MAGKHLGIMNDIVDKIVYKSTSYHIDKYDRVEILFLDFIHYVNVHIRRQPLPDLIDPGLDDVDIISNKVTVITKTFERYDCLDRFVTNVRKFYPTIPIIIADDSEFPDIVNASNVKHFTMPFRDGCFAGRNLALSQVRTKYVVFADDDFVFTNETNLESMVEKLEDPLVELDIISGHVEKLTSLDYIFKLANDVNGQGVCSMGVYGSIDKERRRVPGYPQCIFAEMANNFFMAKTTVLRRIGFEPGFIYAGHEEFWMDAVGKAKTAVCYDVNIDHNRTETVKYGWYRYQTETRRKRDPHLLFENNLCYWRNWEFETQPKILHVK